Proteins co-encoded in one Sporosarcina sp. FSL K6-1522 genomic window:
- a CDS encoding FAD-binding oxidoreductase yields MTRYIIIGAGILGVSTAYHLAKAGEAVTVVDRQDQGRATDAAAGIICPWLSQRRNKAWYALAKGGAAYYASLIRQLEQDGELETGYRQVGAISLHTDALRLSKMEERATQRRELAPEIGSIRQLTPVETSALCPPLAEDYGAVHVSGAARVNGHALRQALEHAAKKHGAQFVDGSAKLKHRDGEVTGVYVGDTELQADQVLITAGAWAGELLKPLGIDLQVAGQKAQIVHLQLEQQETGDWPVVMPPTDQYIVPFEDGRVVVGATHENDTQFDQRVTAGGLHEVLHKALTIAPGLRDGALVEVRVGFRPFTADFLPVIGEVPGVKGVLLANGLGASGLTVGPFLGKQLAHLALGVACDIDLTLYEVSKAIGND; encoded by the coding sequence ATGACGAGATATATCATAATTGGTGCAGGGATTTTAGGGGTGTCGACAGCGTACCATTTGGCGAAAGCAGGGGAGGCGGTCACGGTAGTGGACAGGCAGGATCAAGGGCGTGCGACAGACGCAGCAGCTGGGATCATTTGCCCGTGGTTGTCTCAGCGGCGCAATAAGGCTTGGTATGCGCTCGCCAAAGGGGGAGCGGCGTACTATGCTTCATTGATACGCCAATTAGAGCAAGATGGAGAGCTAGAGACAGGCTATCGGCAAGTCGGGGCCATCAGCTTGCATACGGATGCATTGAGATTAAGCAAGATGGAAGAACGAGCGACACAAAGGCGTGAGCTGGCACCAGAAATTGGGTCGATTCGTCAACTTACGCCTGTCGAAACATCAGCTTTATGTCCACCATTGGCGGAAGATTATGGAGCGGTCCATGTCAGTGGAGCGGCACGTGTCAATGGACATGCTTTACGACAGGCACTTGAACATGCAGCCAAAAAGCATGGAGCACAATTTGTCGATGGTTCAGCGAAATTGAAACATAGAGATGGCGAGGTAACGGGTGTCTACGTGGGGGATACAGAGCTGCAGGCGGATCAAGTGCTCATTACGGCGGGGGCTTGGGCAGGGGAATTGTTAAAACCGCTTGGCATCGATTTGCAAGTAGCTGGTCAAAAAGCGCAAATTGTCCATCTACAGCTTGAGCAACAGGAAACGGGCGATTGGCCGGTAGTTATGCCGCCAACGGATCAGTACATTGTACCGTTTGAAGATGGGCGAGTTGTAGTTGGCGCAACCCACGAAAATGATACACAGTTCGACCAACGTGTGACCGCAGGCGGTTTACACGAAGTCTTGCATAAAGCATTAACGATTGCGCCAGGGTTACGTGACGGTGCTCTTGTCGAAGTTCGCGTCGGCTTCCGTCCATTCACAGCAGATTTTTTGCCCGTAATTGGTGAAGTACCAGGCGTCAAAGGAGTGTTGCTTGCCAATGGCCTCGGTGCATCGGGCTTAACGGTCGGCCCGTTTTTAGGTAAACAACTTGCTCATCTAGCACTCGGAGTAGCTTGCGATATCGATTTGACATTGTATGAAGTGTCAAAGGCCATTGGAAACGATTAA
- a CDS encoding aspartyl-phosphate phosphatase Spo0E family protein, translating to MLSVRITYKRKMMYVKAKEFGYTHPEVVAHSQDLDDLLNRYQGIIS from the coding sequence ATGTTGTCTGTTCGGATTACTTACAAGCGAAAAATGATGTATGTAAAGGCGAAGGAATTTGGTTACACACATCCAGAAGTTGTAGCACATAGTCAAGACTTAGATGATTTACTAAATAGATATCAAGGGATTATTTCATGA
- the corA gene encoding magnesium/cobalt transporter CorA: MIQTIALSKDNELLFDVPLTAIKEQNFQWYWVDFEQPTKEEEQLLNSFFQFHALAIEDSLYRLQRPKMDYYEDFTFFVLHSICHENLKPEELTMFIGTNFVVTFHYTKLRELEMARDRIIQNPRKWTQGHMFVAYQIIDKIVDDYFPILYKIEDNLNEIEDTLSPTTVHLSMDSVFAVRTDLLRLRRTITPMRELLYRMLASEKLGFSTNERAYFGDIHDHLVRLAEILESNRELTADIRDSQLSINSNQMNRIMMTLTIISSVFIPLTFIAGLYGMNFVFMPELQWRYGYLVVLVVMLVIGVSMLLWFKKKGWLQLYKS, translated from the coding sequence ATCATTCAAACAATTGCCTTATCCAAGGACAATGAGCTGCTGTTTGATGTACCACTCACAGCCATTAAGGAGCAAAACTTCCAATGGTACTGGGTTGATTTTGAACAACCTACTAAGGAAGAAGAACAATTGCTAAATTCTTTCTTCCAGTTTCACGCATTGGCGATTGAAGACAGCTTATATCGTCTTCAAAGGCCCAAAATGGATTATTATGAGGACTTTACATTTTTTGTCCTGCATTCCATTTGCCATGAAAATTTAAAACCTGAAGAACTAACAATGTTCATCGGCACGAACTTTGTCGTAACGTTTCATTATACAAAGCTACGGGAATTAGAAATGGCACGAGATCGCATCATCCAAAACCCGCGCAAGTGGACGCAAGGGCATATGTTCGTTGCTTACCAAATTATCGATAAAATTGTCGATGATTATTTTCCAATCCTCTACAAAATCGAGGACAATTTGAATGAAATCGAAGACACACTCTCACCAACTACCGTCCATCTTTCCATGGATTCCGTCTTTGCTGTACGAACAGACTTATTGCGATTAAGGCGAACCATCACCCCGATGCGCGAATTATTGTACCGCATGCTCGCCTCAGAAAAATTAGGATTTTCGACCAATGAACGTGCCTACTTTGGCGATATTCATGACCATTTAGTACGTCTAGCGGAAATATTGGAATCCAATCGGGAATTAACTGCGGACATTCGTGATAGCCAATTATCCATTAACTCCAATCAGATGAATCGCATAATGATGACGCTCACCATTATTTCTTCTGTCTTCATTCCACTGACATTTATCGCCGGTTTATATGGCATGAATTTTGTCTTTATGCCTGAACTCCAATGGCGTTACGGCTATCTAGTCGTCTTAGTTGTTATGCTCGTGATTGGGGTTTCCATGCTGCTTTGGTTTAAAAAGAAAGGCTGGCTACAGCTTTATAAATCCTGA
- a CDS encoding YhcN/YlaJ family sporulation lipoprotein gives MKKILLVPAALLLILSLMGCGMNRDKDVKEDAVEKDATGTVTEQPQDHVVDKDTNTTHESKLEVADDAVTNILKLDEVESANVLVTSDNAYVGVVLKEGQEGTEQVENKIAEEVRAANANINNVYVSLNPDVAKQLTDYGDKIRAGEPVEGFFEEFSDTVRRLFPDDH, from the coding sequence ATGAAGAAAATTTTACTCGTTCCAGCAGCTCTTCTACTGATTTTATCGTTGATGGGCTGTGGCATGAATCGAGATAAGGATGTAAAAGAGGATGCCGTAGAAAAAGATGCGACGGGTACGGTGACAGAGCAACCCCAAGATCATGTAGTCGACAAGGATACGAATACGACGCACGAGTCTAAGCTTGAAGTGGCGGACGACGCCGTGACGAACATTCTGAAGCTGGATGAAGTAGAAAGCGCCAATGTCCTTGTAACGAGTGACAACGCCTATGTGGGTGTTGTGTTGAAAGAAGGACAGGAAGGAACCGAGCAAGTTGAGAACAAAATTGCAGAAGAAGTGCGAGCTGCAAATGCCAACATTAACAATGTCTATGTCTCGTTGAATCCAGACGTCGCTAAACAACTAACGGATTACGGAGACAAGATCAGAGCAGGTGAGCCGGTAGAAGGATTCTTTGAAGAATTTTCGGATACCGTACGCCGACTCTTCCCTGATGATCATTAA
- the phaC gene encoding class III poly(R)-hydroxyalkanoic acid synthase subunit PhaC: protein MVYSSVQEWDKWMDGMPEELKSSYERFKRVSDVLTVEPEPKVGQTPKEVIWTKNKAKLYRYQTTLKKTNKVPILMIYALINKPYILDLTPGSSLIEYLTNEGHDVYLLDWGTPGFEDRHMKLDDYILDYMPRAVKKVLRASDAKEISLLGYCMGGTMTSIFAALHPELPIRNLIFMTSPFDFSDAGLYSNWLDKRYFNLDKLVDTVGLVPFEMIDFGNKLLSPISNTYGPYIGLMDRVDNEAFVENWKLMQKWLNDGIPFPGEAYRQWIGEFYQENKLLNDELMIRGRKVQLSVIQANVLNIAAKRDNIAAPKQVEPLNAAISSKNKTFHLMDTGHVSVVVGRKAVQETYPLIANWLTENSK, encoded by the coding sequence ATGGTTTACTCAAGCGTACAGGAATGGGATAAGTGGATGGATGGCATGCCGGAGGAGCTCAAAAGCAGCTATGAACGGTTTAAACGGGTATCGGATGTGCTGACAGTTGAGCCTGAACCGAAAGTTGGTCAGACGCCCAAGGAAGTCATCTGGACGAAGAATAAGGCGAAATTGTATCGTTATCAAACAACACTCAAGAAAACGAATAAGGTACCTATTCTCATGATTTATGCGCTTATTAATAAGCCGTATATTTTAGATTTAACGCCGGGTAGCAGTTTGATTGAGTATTTGACGAACGAGGGGCATGACGTCTATTTACTGGATTGGGGGACACCGGGCTTTGAGGATCGGCATATGAAACTGGATGATTATATTTTGGATTATATGCCACGTGCAGTGAAAAAGGTGTTGCGTGCATCGGATGCTAAGGAAATCAGTTTGCTAGGGTATTGTATGGGTGGTACGATGACCTCGATTTTTGCAGCGCTACATCCAGAACTGCCGATTCGAAACCTCATCTTTATGACGAGTCCTTTTGACTTTTCAGATGCAGGTCTCTATTCGAATTGGCTAGATAAACGCTATTTTAACCTTGATAAACTGGTCGATACAGTCGGTTTAGTGCCATTTGAAATGATTGATTTTGGCAATAAGCTATTGAGCCCTATTTCGAATACGTACGGACCGTACATTGGATTAATGGATCGAGTCGATAATGAAGCATTCGTTGAAAACTGGAAACTGATGCAGAAATGGTTGAATGACGGCATTCCTTTTCCAGGCGAAGCCTATCGGCAGTGGATTGGTGAGTTTTATCAGGAAAATAAATTACTGAACGATGAACTCATGATTAGAGGACGTAAAGTACAGTTAAGTGTTATTCAGGCGAATGTCTTAAATATCGCGGCAAAGCGTGATAATATTGCGGCACCAAAACAAGTGGAGCCGCTCAATGCAGCAATTTCAAGTAAAAACAAGACGTTCCACTTGATGGATACGGGTCATGTATCCGTTGTAGTGGGGCGTAAAGCGGTTCAAGAAACGTATCCGCTTATTGCAAATTGGTTGACGGAAAACTCGAAATAA
- the fabG gene encoding 3-oxoacyl-[acyl-carrier-protein] reductase, protein MTMTTMEILEEKSIQKPLAGKVAVVTGGSRGIGAAIAKALAEQGAQVVINYQSNMECADAVVEEIEKNGGSSYAIQANIADSQDVNRLIEDVKNRYGKIDILVNNAGITRDRTFRKLSESEWNEVINVNLNSVFTTTSAVIEHMLEQKSGRIINISSIIGQAGGFGQTNYAASKAGMIGFTKSLALETAKSGITVNAICPGFIETEMVAAMPDAVKDSIVSKIPMKRLGQTDEVAEAVLYLTKANYITGQTINVNGGLYM, encoded by the coding sequence ATGACAATGACTACGATGGAGATATTGGAAGAAAAGAGTATCCAAAAACCGCTTGCCGGCAAAGTTGCCGTTGTAACAGGTGGATCACGTGGGATTGGCGCTGCAATCGCTAAAGCGTTGGCCGAGCAAGGTGCACAGGTCGTCATCAATTATCAATCCAACATGGAGTGTGCGGATGCCGTTGTCGAAGAAATTGAAAAGAACGGCGGTAGCTCGTACGCGATTCAAGCGAATATAGCTGATTCACAAGACGTCAATAGGTTAATCGAGGACGTGAAAAATCGCTATGGAAAGATTGATATCCTTGTCAATAATGCGGGTATCACACGAGATCGCACATTCCGCAAACTGTCTGAATCGGAGTGGAATGAAGTGATCAATGTCAATCTGAATAGTGTTTTTACAACGACTTCAGCAGTAATTGAACATATGCTGGAACAAAAATCCGGTCGCATTATTAATATTAGCTCAATCATCGGTCAGGCGGGCGGATTTGGTCAAACGAATTATGCTGCTTCTAAAGCGGGAATGATTGGATTTACAAAATCATTGGCGTTGGAGACGGCTAAAAGTGGGATAACGGTCAATGCGATCTGCCCAGGGTTTATTGAAACGGAAATGGTTGCAGCAATGCCGGATGCGGTGAAAGATTCCATCGTGTCAAAAATTCCGATGAAGCGTCTAGGGCAAACGGACGAAGTGGCGGAAGCCGTACTGTATCTGACGAAAGCAAATTATATTACGGGTCAAACCATTAACGTCAATGGTGGTTTATACATGTAA
- a CDS encoding polyhydroxyalkanoate biosynthesis repressor PhaR, whose product MSQTKLFDPFTMWKDIYERTEATWGEVIQETLKKESFSEGMGQTLTNNLQYQELVTKMTEAYLKQVNMPTRGEIASVASLIVNLEGKVDDLEEKIEEDTLKNELGKEIGQLKKAVTHIDKKVEKVLEMLEELTTKPGPSAKEKQ is encoded by the coding sequence TTGTCGCAAACAAAGCTGTTTGATCCATTTACGATGTGGAAAGACATTTATGAACGAACGGAAGCAACTTGGGGTGAAGTCATTCAAGAAACGCTGAAAAAGGAGTCTTTCTCGGAGGGGATGGGCCAGACCTTAACGAATAACTTGCAGTACCAAGAGCTTGTAACCAAAATGACGGAAGCCTATTTGAAACAAGTCAATATGCCAACGAGAGGGGAAATTGCTAGCGTTGCTTCCCTTATCGTGAATTTAGAGGGCAAAGTGGATGATTTGGAAGAGAAAATCGAAGAAGACACGCTGAAAAATGAACTGGGTAAAGAAATCGGCCAGCTTAAAAAGGCCGTTACACATATAGATAAGAAAGTAGAAAAGGTACTGGAAATGCTGGAAGAACTCACGACAAAGCCAGGGCCTTCGGCGAAAGAAAAGCAGTAA
- the phaQ gene encoding poly-beta-hydroxybutyrate-responsive repressor: MSTQQEEPKHSKGANLGAPKNFLIPITLLHLRDLNAHGYELMEKITQFGVESIDQGNFYRILRQLEKDALVTSVWDTTTGGPAKRIYSITAAGEQYLELWAGSLSYYQKMLDQFFTLYNPFYAAFKTTAKEQEENN, translated from the coding sequence ATGAGTACGCAGCAAGAAGAACCTAAACATAGTAAAGGGGCTAATTTAGGCGCTCCGAAAAACTTTTTAATACCGATTACGTTGTTACATTTACGGGATTTGAATGCCCATGGCTATGAATTGATGGAGAAAATCACACAATTCGGCGTCGAATCCATCGATCAAGGCAATTTCTATCGGATTCTTCGCCAGCTTGAAAAAGATGCACTGGTGACATCCGTTTGGGATACGACAACGGGTGGACCTGCAAAACGTATTTATTCCATAACAGCAGCTGGTGAGCAGTACTTAGAACTATGGGCCGGTTCTCTCAGTTACTATCAAAAAATGCTCGATCAATTTTTCACATTGTACAATCCGTTTTATGCCGCTTTTAAAACGACGGCTAAAGAACAAGAAGAGAACAACTAA
- a CDS encoding LysM peptidoglycan-binding domain-containing protein gives MQFFYRVRPGDTVSHIAQRWGLPVQSLIAANQLEAPYSLVSGQQLSIPPGVNLYRVQSGDSVYQIAHTYGVPLAVIVEANHLQPPYRLQVGQLLNIPPGVPYYTVQAGDTLQKLAQRFNVMAGGQANPERIQQVNALPSMTIQPGMKLTIPYAFSGDDGFIAYTSNRGGQFDIWTVNLRNGERKQLTTGLGDTISTPVWSPDSNRIAFVGKNRIVYVIYVDTGLVAGVDQLDEGGDFRLDWSPDSVRLAYTARGNIMLYNATLHAAESIVQPHATDVGWFPSGTELLFQAPDASGTSQLFRIETDGAKRKQLTKNTEGALQNARLSPDGTFALYTTPGASISLIYTIELSTGQVSMIKGGPLAKNYFPIWSPDSQQIGYSATAFEDRGYFSQIRTVERKGEHDHTWALSNCFSTPVSWSPEGKKLAYLSGCREQQSANELWIVDLHHPAPIRLLEGENIVALQWSPAAVMDLAQQQFTSEVFGVSFQYPASWVRVTDTRYEGSDGFFQISALFGSDNMDEVCHAEATQPSMPYGSAPRIIKSQNAYEQTCTIYPSADQPANRKGQAAFIARYPSPMTIAGRPFNYFILWADEEHIQKITSTLLFLP, from the coding sequence ATGCAATTTTTTTATAGGGTTCGTCCTGGTGATACCGTGAGTCACATTGCACAACGTTGGGGATTGCCGGTTCAATCACTCATTGCGGCCAATCAGCTGGAGGCACCTTATTCACTCGTAAGCGGACAACAATTGTCTATTCCGCCAGGTGTCAACCTGTATCGGGTGCAGTCGGGTGATTCCGTGTATCAAATTGCTCATACGTATGGTGTGCCGCTTGCTGTCATTGTTGAAGCCAACCATTTACAGCCACCGTATCGTTTGCAAGTTGGTCAGTTGCTTAACATACCGCCTGGTGTTCCTTATTATACAGTACAGGCGGGCGATACACTGCAAAAGCTTGCCCAACGTTTTAATGTAATGGCGGGAGGGCAGGCTAATCCTGAACGAATCCAACAAGTGAATGCGCTGCCCTCGATGACTATTCAGCCGGGGATGAAGTTAACCATACCTTATGCTTTTTCAGGCGATGATGGTTTTATTGCCTATACGTCAAATCGAGGCGGACAGTTTGATATTTGGACCGTTAATTTGCGCAATGGTGAACGGAAACAGTTAACAACTGGTTTGGGAGACACTATTTCAACGCCGGTATGGTCGCCCGATAGCAATCGTATCGCTTTTGTAGGAAAGAATCGGATTGTTTATGTTATTTATGTTGATACGGGGCTCGTTGCCGGCGTCGATCAGTTGGATGAGGGGGGAGATTTTCGTCTTGATTGGTCACCGGATAGTGTGCGATTAGCGTATACAGCTCGAGGGAATATTATGCTGTATAATGCAACGCTTCATGCGGCAGAAAGCATTGTTCAGCCCCATGCGACGGATGTTGGCTGGTTTCCGAGTGGTACGGAATTATTATTTCAAGCACCGGACGCATCTGGAACAAGCCAATTGTTTCGGATTGAAACGGATGGTGCGAAAAGGAAGCAATTGACTAAGAATACAGAAGGTGCGCTGCAAAATGCCCGCCTTTCGCCCGATGGTACTTTTGCTTTGTACACAACGCCTGGGGCAAGTATTTCGCTTATTTACACAATAGAGCTGTCAACAGGGCAGGTTTCGATGATAAAAGGCGGTCCGCTTGCCAAAAATTATTTTCCTATTTGGTCGCCAGATTCCCAGCAAATCGGTTATAGTGCAACGGCCTTTGAAGATCGAGGCTATTTTTCACAAATTCGAACGGTTGAACGGAAGGGAGAGCATGATCACACTTGGGCATTGTCGAATTGTTTTTCGACGCCTGTTTCTTGGTCGCCAGAAGGCAAAAAACTCGCTTATCTATCAGGATGTCGGGAACAGCAATCTGCCAATGAGCTATGGATCGTTGATTTGCATCATCCCGCTCCGATTCGATTACTGGAAGGAGAGAACATTGTCGCCTTACAGTGGTCGCCAGCGGCCGTTATGGATTTAGCTCAACAACAATTTACAAGCGAAGTATTTGGTGTTAGCTTCCAATATCCAGCGAGCTGGGTACGCGTGACAGATACACGCTACGAGGGCAGTGACGGCTTTTTTCAGATTTCAGCCCTATTTGGATCAGACAATATGGATGAAGTTTGCCATGCCGAGGCCACCCAACCATCTATGCCCTACGGTTCGGCACCTCGTATAATTAAGTCGCAAAATGCTTACGAGCAGACATGCACCATTTACCCTTCGGCGGATCAACCTGCAAATAGGAAAGGGCAGGCGGCTTTCATTGCACGTTATCCAAGTCCTATGACCATCGCTGGTCGCCCCTTCAATTATTTCATTTTATGGGCAGATGAGGAGCATATTCAAAAAATCACGTCAACGCTGTTATTTTTACCGTAA
- a CDS encoding VLRF1 family aeRF1-type release factor, whose translation MSLIEELQTLKEFRSPTRCVLSAYVNTNPADPDQLKGAWKIHLKSGLKRIEEYLSASEDETELKAFKELRDKVVKEIEDNQNDLHKGVVIFASEDPELWSVYYVQVHVKTSFHWEDHPVLQELEYMYKAYPEAGIVLPSFGEVRILDTAMGFLYDELMYDFDPKLQGWGDRKKVTKDDHPSIGSSKVDVLESRLKENLGRFYKEMGETVERLKKERGWKEIHVVGEAELAKAFAEILREKPASCIHKNLNNSKPADILHQVFEK comes from the coding sequence ATGTCATTGATTGAAGAGCTTCAGACGTTAAAAGAATTTCGCAGCCCAACTCGCTGTGTGCTAAGCGCGTATGTCAATACCAATCCAGCCGATCCTGATCAGCTGAAAGGTGCATGGAAAATTCATTTGAAAAGTGGCTTAAAGCGAATTGAAGAATATTTATCGGCTTCTGAGGATGAAACCGAATTGAAGGCATTTAAAGAACTTCGGGACAAAGTTGTTAAAGAAATCGAAGACAATCAAAATGATTTACACAAAGGCGTTGTGATCTTTGCTTCGGAAGACCCGGAATTATGGTCTGTCTATTATGTTCAAGTGCATGTGAAAACCAGTTTCCATTGGGAAGATCATCCGGTGCTCCAAGAGTTGGAATATATGTACAAAGCTTATCCAGAGGCGGGCATTGTTTTACCAAGCTTTGGGGAAGTACGCATATTAGATACGGCAATGGGCTTCCTATATGATGAGCTAATGTATGATTTTGATCCGAAACTTCAGGGATGGGGGGATCGAAAGAAAGTGACGAAAGACGATCATCCCTCCATCGGCAGTAGCAAGGTGGATGTGTTGGAATCAAGGTTGAAAGAAAACTTAGGTCGTTTTTATAAAGAAATGGGCGAAACCGTGGAACGACTGAAGAAAGAGCGCGGTTGGAAGGAGATTCATGTAGTCGGGGAAGCGGAATTAGCAAAAGCTTTTGCCGAGATCTTACGCGAAAAACCAGCAAGTTGCATTCACAAAAACTTGAATAACAGCAAACCGGCTGACATCCTGCATCAAGTGTTTGAAAAATAA
- a CDS encoding rhodanese-like domain-containing protein, producing the protein MKKWSWLVIVFVFLLTACGAKNAEGYETIVLKDIQQHVDKGAIVLDVREVEEFEEGHIIGAVNVPLSELQKGNRADLDSAEQYIVICRSGNRSKEASAILAGDGYDVVNVSEGMSSWTGEVE; encoded by the coding sequence ATGAAAAAATGGAGTTGGCTAGTGATTGTTTTTGTATTTTTATTAACAGCTTGTGGCGCTAAAAACGCAGAAGGCTATGAAACGATTGTGTTGAAGGATATTCAACAGCATGTAGACAAGGGAGCGATTGTGCTAGATGTCCGGGAAGTAGAGGAGTTTGAAGAAGGGCATATCATTGGAGCGGTCAATGTTCCTTTGTCCGAATTGCAAAAAGGCAACCGAGCCGATTTAGATTCGGCTGAACAATATATTGTTATTTGCCGCAGTGGTAATCGTTCCAAAGAAGCGAGTGCTATTTTAGCAGGCGATGGCTACGATGTTGTTAATGTTTCAGAAGGCATGTCGTCTTGGACGGGGGAAGTTGAATAA
- a CDS encoding small, acid-soluble spore protein tlp, translating into MPKFTPKPNDSDDNVNRLKKTISNMEAAEAAMEFAEGKELAAIKEKNERRKESIEGLQEEIRAENKSRINGYL; encoded by the coding sequence ATGCCTAAATTTACCCCGAAACCGAATGATTCGGATGATAATGTCAACCGACTGAAGAAAACCATCAGCAATATGGAAGCTGCAGAAGCCGCAATGGAATTTGCAGAAGGAAAAGAACTTGCCGCCATAAAGGAGAAAAATGAACGGCGGAAAGAAAGCATTGAAGGATTACAAGAGGAAATTCGCGCAGAAAATAAATCACGCATTAATGGGTACTTATAA
- a CDS encoding ribonuclease H family protein, which translates to MQVLIEWMYKTPKGTETILRSEEMPAAQALLLAEDMTKTGRAKNITFIDPFDTTWTIKELKGYLKGIETEPHNITVYFDGGFDHASNQSGLGCAIYYEQNGKSYRLRRNAPSAELVSNNEAEYAALYLGLQELELLNVHHLPARFVGDSQVVINQLTGEWPVLESGLARWVDRIEEKLARLEIQPTYELVQRKLNTEADRLATQALNGVTITATVELTS; encoded by the coding sequence ATGCAAGTTCTCATCGAATGGATGTATAAAACGCCCAAAGGCACGGAAACCATCTTGCGTTCTGAGGAAATGCCCGCAGCGCAGGCTCTACTGCTTGCTGAAGATATGACAAAGACGGGACGCGCCAAAAACATCACATTTATCGATCCATTTGACACCACATGGACGATAAAAGAATTGAAAGGTTATTTAAAAGGCATCGAGACAGAACCGCATAACATCACTGTTTATTTCGACGGAGGCTTCGATCACGCCAGCAACCAATCCGGTTTGGGCTGTGCCATCTATTATGAGCAAAACGGGAAATCGTATCGCTTACGACGCAATGCTCCTTCTGCCGAACTTGTCTCGAATAACGAAGCCGAATATGCCGCGCTTTACTTAGGGCTACAGGAGCTTGAATTGTTGAATGTTCACCACCTACCGGCTCGCTTTGTCGGGGATTCCCAAGTCGTCATTAATCAGCTGACAGGCGAGTGGCCAGTACTGGAAAGCGGACTGGCACGCTGGGTAGACAGAATTGAAGAGAAATTAGCACGCCTCGAGATTCAGCCAACATATGAACTCGTGCAACGTAAATTAAATACAGAAGCCGATCGACTGGCGACACAAGCGTTAAATGGGGTCACGATTACCGCAACGGTTGAATTGACTTCATAA